TCGTCGAGTTGGTCGGCGAAGGCGGCCCGACGCCGACTCGTGCGAACCGTGAGATAGATATGCGCGATCAGCGGCGCGAGCGCTGCGAATACCACGGCCCACACGAGTGACCACCAGCTGCCGAATCCGGCAACCACGCCGAGCAATGCCAGCACGGCTGAGAGCGAGAACATCACGAGGACGAACGCAGACGGAGTCATCCGGATGCCGGCCAGTTCGAGCCGCTCCTCGCCGAACGCGCCGCCACCCTTTCCCCGCGACATGGCGGACTCGATGGTCGCAACGGTCTTGTCAGTTGCCTTGGTCAAGGCGGAGACGTGTTCGGTGCCGGGTGCCAGTCGTCGCTGGACGGCAACACGACGTGGTGGCGGAGCGATGACCAGCAAGACCAGTGCGAGCAGTGAGAGCACGGCGAATCCGACGCCGATCGCGAACATGGCGTTCATAGGATTTCCCCGATCAGCTGCCCTTCGCGCGGCCGGTACTGGAAGATGCTCGTCGGCACGTCGATGCCCAGGTCCGCGAACTTGTCCACGAATCGGGGTCGCACCCCGGTGGGAACAGCACTTCCGCGGAACCGGCCGTCTGCGTCCACTCCGGCAGCGAAATCGAACGAGAAGGCATCCTGCATCGTCACCATCTCGCCCTCCATCCCCTGGACTTCCGTGATGCTCACGACCCGACGAGTGCCGTCGCGGAGTCTGGAGATCTGCACGATGATGTCGATGGCGGAGGCGATTTGTTCACGGATAGCGCGGAGCGGAAGGTCCATCCCCGCCATGAGCACCAACGTCTCGAGGCGGGCCAGGGCATCCCGCGGGGAATTCGCGTGGATCGTCGAGATCGAGCCCTCATGGCCGGTGTTCATAGCCTGCAGCATGTCCAGGCTCTCACCTCCTCGGACTTCGCCGATCACGATTCGATCTGGGCGCATACGGAGGGAATTCCGCACCAACTCGCGAATGGTGATCTCACCGCGACCCTCGATGTTCGCCGGCCGTGACTCGAGACGCACTACGTGTTCCTGCTGGAGCTGAAGCTCGACGGCGTCCTCGATCGTGATAATCCGTTCATCGCCTGGGATGAATCCTGACAGCACGTTGAGAAGTGTCGTCTTGCCGGTACCGGTGCCTCCCGACACGAGGATGTTGAGCTTCGCCCGTACGGCCGCGTCAAGCAGTGTCGCCATCTCGCGTGTGATGGTCGCGAACCCGATCAAGTCGTCGACCCGGTACGGCGTGCTCGCGAACTTCCGGATTGTCAGTGATGACCCGTCAACCGCGAGCGGCGGGATGATCGCGTTGACGCGCGAGCCGTCTTCAAGCCTGGCGTCGACGAGCGGCGAGGACTCGTCAATCCGACGTCCGACTCGCGAGACGATCCGTTCGATCACCCGTCGCAGTTGGGCTTCGCTGGTGAACCGGCTTCTCGATTCGAAGAGCTTTCCAGCGCGCTCGACGTAGATCTGGTCGTACCGGTTCACCATGATCTCGGTGACATTCGAGTCTGCGAGGAGCAGCTCGAGCGGCCCGAACCCGAGCACATCGGCGCCGATCTCGGTGATGAGCCGATTGCGTTCGCTGATAGTGAGCGCCACCTGCTCCGACTCGACGATGTGCGTCAGCTCTTCGCGCGCAAGGGCGTGAAGTTTCTCCTCGGAGAGGCTCGGGTCGTTCAGCCTGGCGCCGATTCGGCGGAAGAGCTCCTGGGCTGCCCGCTCCTTCAGCTCAACGAGGGCGTCTGGAATCGCCTCGCGCTCAGTGCTTCCGGCAAGTGCATCCCAGGTCGTGGTGGGAACGACCGGCGCCGGTGCCGCAGCCTCGGCTGTGGCGTCGATCGACGCTGCCGGGGCTTCGTTGTCGGTGACCAGGGTCCTGGGCTCGAGGGGAGTGCCGTCGTCTGATGCAAGATGTGCGCCTCGGGCGCGTTCAAGCCGGTCGCTGAGACTCATTTGGCTCTCGCCTTCCTCTGGATACGCTTCCGGGTCGGAACCGCATTCGGGTCGATGCGGAGGACCACACCTCGAATCGCCTTCGCAGCAGGATCCCGGACATCATGGTGGATCAGGGGAACTCCCGCGTTCGACGCAAGCACCACCCCAAGGGATCTGGGTACCTGCACGTCGACCCGCGCACCGAGGATCGCCTCGGCGTCTTTGAGCACCAGGCCGGTGTTCTTTTCGACGAAGTTCACGATGACATGGCGATTCGCTGGAACGAGCTGAAGAGCGACCAGCAACTCGAACTCCTTCCGCAACGCCCGGAGACTTGGCACAGTGAAATTCGTGACGAAGACGCCGTCCGTCGCCTGCTCCAACGCGGCGAGGGCATGCTCGCCGAGCCCTGGAGTGGTATCGACGATCACGTAGCGGAACATCGTCGCGAGGCGCGCCAAGAACTCGCCGAGTGCTTCTCCGGTGATCTCATCTGCCAACTCCGGCGATGGCGGCGCCGCGATGACGAAGAAATCGTCGTCGTGGTGAGTGAGGAGTGCCTTGAGTGCCACCTCGTCGTGACCGGCATTCGCAACATCGACGAGCGAGTACTGAGGAGCGAGGTCGAGCGCGTTGGCGATGTCTCCGAACTGGACGTCAGCGTCGACGAGGACCACCGAGTTCGGAGCGACCTCCGCGAGACCCGCCGCCAGGTTGATCGCCGTCGTCGTCTTCCCTTGGCCGCCTTTCGGCGCGGCCACGACGATGACTTCCGTTCGGACGGTGTCGCCGATCGGCGGCAATACCCAATCGGGCTCCGATGGCTCGACCTCGGCAACTGCGACGACGGCGTCCGCATCCGTGGGCGACTCTGTGGCTTCATTTCCACCCAGATCGACGAGGTCGAGCGCTGACTCCAGGTCAGCCAGATCATCGACCTCGTTCGCATCGTCCGAGGTCGCCGGCAGGCGGCCCGAGGCGGTCAGCCATGAATCCAGCCGGTCAAGGAGCGCCTCGGTTGTGGCGTCCGTCGCTTCCGGGCTGAGGACGGCATGGATCTCGATGCCGTCGACCCAGTCCTCGAGGTCGGATCGCTGTTCGCGAACGACGATTACTCCGATGCCTGGATGCTCTTGCGCCAGCGATGCGGTGAGGGTACTGGTCTCTTCGAAGCTCAGGAGGGGTCCGAGCAGCGCGACCCGCGGGTGGTCCGTCACGCGGTCCACGACTTCGCCGGGGCCGAACGTGAGGTATTCGCCGGGCACGGTCTGGAGCCGGGCGCGGAGCAGTCGACGGAGCCTCGTCTCGTACTCCGCGCTGCGACTGACCAACAGATAGCGAGTCACTCGAGGATGTTCTCTCCGGTGCGGCGGGTGGACCCCGACTGGTCAGCAGTTTCGGGCTCGAGAGTCAACCAGAGTCCGCCGTACCCGTCGGACTGCTGCTCTGCGCCATACGCCAGCTTCTCGGCCTGAGGAGCCGTCACGGCGAGCGTCACCATGAATGCGCTGACTTCCGACGCGTCCGAGTCCGATTCATCCGAAACCAGTGTGGTACCCGGAACGACGCGGGTGACCAGCATCCGGTGGTACATGAATTGGGTATCCGTCGTCTGGGTCG
This DNA window, taken from Agromyces sp. 3263, encodes the following:
- a CDS encoding CpaF family protein encodes the protein MSLSDRLERARGAHLASDDGTPLEPRTLVTDNEAPAASIDATAEAAAPAPVVPTTTWDALAGSTEREAIPDALVELKERAAQELFRRIGARLNDPSLSEEKLHALAREELTHIVESEQVALTISERNRLITEIGADVLGFGPLELLLADSNVTEIMVNRYDQIYVERAGKLFESRSRFTSEAQLRRVIERIVSRVGRRIDESSPLVDARLEDGSRVNAIIPPLAVDGSSLTIRKFASTPYRVDDLIGFATITREMATLLDAAVRAKLNILVSGGTGTGKTTLLNVLSGFIPGDERIITIEDAVELQLQQEHVVRLESRPANIEGRGEITIRELVRNSLRMRPDRIVIGEVRGGESLDMLQAMNTGHEGSISTIHANSPRDALARLETLVLMAGMDLPLRAIREQIASAIDIIVQISRLRDGTRRVVSITEVQGMEGEMVTMQDAFSFDFAAGVDADGRFRGSAVPTGVRPRFVDKFADLGIDVPTSIFQYRPREGQLIGEIL
- a CDS encoding AAA family ATPase, producing MTRYLLVSRSAEYETRLRRLLRARLQTVPGEYLTFGPGEVVDRVTDHPRVALLGPLLSFEETSTLTASLAQEHPGIGVIVVREQRSDLEDWVDGIEIHAVLSPEATDATTEALLDRLDSWLTASGRLPATSDDANEVDDLADLESALDLVDLGGNEATESPTDADAVVAVAEVEPSEPDWVLPPIGDTVRTEVIVVAAPKGGQGKTTTAINLAAGLAEVAPNSVVLVDADVQFGDIANALDLAPQYSLVDVANAGHDEVALKALLTHHDDDFFVIAAPPSPELADEITGEALGEFLARLATMFRYVIVDTTPGLGEHALAALEQATDGVFVTNFTVPSLRALRKEFELLVALQLVPANRHVIVNFVEKNTGLVLKDAEAILGARVDVQVPRSLGVVLASNAGVPLIHHDVRDPAAKAIRGVVLRIDPNAVPTRKRIQRKARAK